ATGTTTGCTCATTTTATTTCCCATTTTCTCACTAGGTATGGCAAAAGCTGATACTGTTAAGATTGTGTCTGATACAGCTTACGCACCTTTTGAGTTTAAAGATTCAGATCAAACCTATAAAGGGATTGATGTTGATATTATCAATAAAGTCGCAGAAATCAAAGGATGGAACATCCAAATGTCTTATCCTGGCTTTGATGCAGCTGTAAATGCAGTGCAATCAGGTCAAGCAGATGCTATTATGGCAGGTATGACAAAAACAAAAGAACGTGAAAATGTCTTTACCATGTCTGATACTTATTATGATACAAAAGTTGTCATTGCTACGACAAAGGCAAATAAAATCACCAAATATGAGGAACTTAGCGGAAAAACAGTTGGAGTTAAGAACGGAACTGCCGCTCAACGTTTCCTCGAAAGTATCAAAAATAAATACGGTTTCTCTATTAAAACCTTTGATACAGGTGATTTGATGAATAACAGTCTAAGTGCTGGTGCTGTAAATGCCATCATGGATGACAAACCTGTTATTGAGTATGCGATTAACCAAGGACAAGATCTCAGCATCAATATGGATGGTGAGGCTGTTGGAAGCTTTGCCTTTGGTGTCAAGAAAGGTAGCAAGTATGAACACTTGGTTACCGAGTTTAACGAAGCTCTAGCACAAATGAAGAAGGATGGTAGCTTGGAGCAAATCATCCAAAAATGGACAGCTTCTACAACTACGGCAACCCCAACGACAACTACTGCTGCTGGACAAAAAGCTACTCCAGTGAAGAGCAAGTACATTATTGCCAGCGACTCATCTTTCGCCCCATTCGTCTTTCAAAATTCAAGCAATCAATACACTGGTATTGATATGGACCTTATCAAGGCCATTGCTAAAGACCAAGGTTTTGAAATTGAAATTACCAACCCAGGATTTGACGCAGCCATTAGTGCTGTACAAGCAGGACAAGCAGATGGTATCATTGCTGGTATGTCTGTAACAGATGCTCGTAAGGAAACCTTTGACTTCTCAGAATCCTACTACACAGCAAATACGATTCTCGGTGTGAAAGAATCAAGCACGATTGCTTCTTATGAAGACCTCAAGGATAAAACTGTCGGTGTTAAAAACGGAACTGCTTCTCAAACGTTCCTTACTGAGAACCAAAGTAAATACGGTTATAAGATTAAAACCTTTGCAGATGGCGCATCTATGTATGACAGTCTGAACACTGGATCTATCGATGCCGTGATGGATGACGAGCCTGTTCTCAAATATTCTATCAGCCAAGGTCAAAAATTGAAAACACCAATCGCTGGAACTCCAATCGGTGAAACCGCCTTTGCGGTTAAAAAAGGAACAAACCCTGAATTGATCCAGATGTTCAATAATGGACTTGCGAACCTCAAAGCTAACGGAGAATTCCAAAAGATTCTTGACAAGTATCTAGCTAGCGAAACTTCAACTAACTCTACAAGTACGGTTGACGAAACTACTATCTGGGGCTTGCTTCAAAACAACTACAAACAACTTCT
This window of the Streptococcus sp. D7B5 genome carries:
- a CDS encoding ABC transporter substrate-binding protein/permease — translated: MKKKILACLLILFPIFSLGMAKADTVKIVSDTAYAPFEFKDSDQTYKGIDVDIINKVAEIKGWNIQMSYPGFDAAVNAVQSGQADAIMAGMTKTKERENVFTMSDTYYDTKVVIATTKANKITKYEELSGKTVGVKNGTAAQRFLESIKNKYGFSIKTFDTGDLMNNSLSAGAVNAIMDDKPVIEYAINQGQDLSINMDGEAVGSFAFGVKKGSKYEHLVTEFNEALAQMKKDGSLEQIIQKWTASTTTATPTTTTAAGQKATPVKSKYIIASDSSFAPFVFQNSSNQYTGIDMDLIKAIAKDQGFEIEITNPGFDAAISAVQAGQADGIIAGMSVTDARKETFDFSESYYTANTILGVKESSTIASYEDLKDKTVGVKNGTASQTFLTENQSKYGYKIKTFADGASMYDSLNTGSIDAVMDDEPVLKYSISQGQKLKTPIAGTPIGETAFAVKKGTNPELIQMFNNGLANLKANGEFQKILDKYLASETSTNSTSTVDETTIWGLLQNNYKQLLSGLGITLALALISFAIAIVIGIIFGMFSVSPYKSLRLISEIFVDVIRGIPLMILAAFIFWGIPNFIESITGQQSPINDFVAGTIALSLNAAAYIAEIVRGGIQAVPVGQMEASRSLGISYGKTMRKIILPQATKLMLPNFVNQFVIALKDTTIVSAIGLVELFQTGKIIIARNYQSFKMYAILAIFYLVIITLLTRLAKRLEKRIR